The genomic window CCTTCTCTCGCCCTTGTCGAGATACAAGCAGGAGGCGCTGCGAGAGCGGTAATCGACGCAGAGCGCAGTCGTAGAGCATTGCGAGGCGCACCGTGACACGTGAGCTGATGGACTCGGCATCCGTTAATCCTGCCACGGCCGTGCCAGATGCTGCCGTAGGGGCCCTATGATCGAGATCAGCGGAAGCAGTCGATCGCGCCGCTGGAAGCAATCCAGAACATCTCTAGGGTAGAAGGCCGGAGTCCACTCGTCGCATCCCCAACATCAAGAACCAGTCGCGGTCGGCAGGCCCATGCAGTGCAATTACAAGCCGAGATATTCAACCCATTACACTCGATGAATTGTTCCTGTTCCGAAATCGCTTTTGGTTTTGAGGGGAGGGCTCGATCAAACGACGCAGCATCCGTTTCACGCCTCTTGCTGACTTCAGTAGCGCCGGACCTGGGTCGTCCCACCGCCAATAGGCGTTGTGAATCCGATGATGTGGTGGATAGAAACAGCTGATGCCGAGCATTCGGGCCGAGAAGAAATCCTTGAATTCGTCGCGCCAGACATGGGTGGGATCAAGCTTCAATGGTGGGCACGGTTTGCCGGCGGCGGCGCAATAACCAACATGACAGAGATTGATGCCGCAGAGTGCGGAGATCTCCACCTGCCCATCCGTCCGCCCAACGGTTGGCTCGATAAACCGGAAGCCGCCGTCACGCTGGTCGCGCTTGAATTCCATGCTGGCGAAGCCGTTCGTCAAACCAATTGATCGGAAGAAGCGGATTGTCAGATCCTCCAGCTCCTCGGCGACTTCCGGCGCCGCCCAGCAACTAGCGGTCAGGCCGATCTGAGGCGGCCAGGAACGGCCTTTGCGGCCCGTAAATGCGATCGAAGTACTCGGGCCCATGTAGCAAAGGCAAAAGTAGATCGAGTCATTCGACCCCTCAATCCACTCTTGAACAATCACCTCTCCCGCCTTGTCCAGCACTCGCTCGCAGAGCGACCGAGCGTCAGCTTCGGAATCAAAGCGATAAGCCTTCTCAAAAGACCCGTCATACGCTTTGCATCGTCCGTTTGGCTTCACGCATAACGGAGGCCGAAGATCATGGAGGCTATTCAAGTCACCGTGGTTGCGCAGCAAGAAGGTGTTGGGCACCGGAAAGCCACCCAGTTGGGCCAGCCGAAAAAACCGCTCCTTCAGAGTCAAATCGACCAGTAGTTCGTGGGATGGAAGTTGGAAACCGAAAAAGGGAGCTACACGGTTCCGGTGCCGTGACACAGTCAAGAGCGGACGGTCATCGGCAAATATTATGACACCGCCATGAGGCATTCCTTCTCGTAGTCGAAGCAGCTCTTCCACAAAATCTTCGCCGTGAAAGGTCGATACTGCGCATCGTCGCGCATATCGCGATCCCATTGCTAAGTCGCTTGCGTCAACGACGACTACCGAGCGAAGTCCGGCCCGTGCCAAACTGCGTACAACGGATAGGCCGTTTATTCCTCCTCCCAACACTATAGCTGCTGGTGCGCCATCGGGTGTTAAAGCGCTTTGCCCCGGATTTAGTGCCTGATTAGGCATGATAGGCCAATCCTATCTAGAAGACTGACTTTTTTTGACTGCTTCTGGGTGGGCGTCCAGTGGAATTCCAGGGCTGGAAATGTCGGGCGTGCGACGGTGGTGCCCGGTGATGGTGCGAGGCGATTCTCGCCTTCGCCCCACATTCGCTAGATGCATTGCTATCGTGCGGGAGGTGAAGTCGGCGCCGAACACGAAACGCATTACGGGTCCAAACGTTGAAGTCGATGCGTGCCCCACGAAATAGAGTCCGGGGACGGACGATTCGAAGTTGGCTGAGAGCCGCGGAGTTTTCCCTATAAGATGCAGCCGCTCCAACATCGCAGGACTAAGAAACGGAAGACGATGCACGTCGGTCCTATAACCGGTCGCGGCGATTACGTGATCTGCTTCCAGAATTTGAGTGCTGCCGTCCATCGAGACCAATGTTAATTGCACACCATTCCCCAATACTCTCGCTCCCTGCAACGAGCGACCGAGAAGTAAAGGTACAGATGCTACCCGACCCTTCATCGGTTCCCCTGCGGACGCCGAGGGAAATTTTTCTGCTGTCCCAAGTCGATAAAAGTCGGGCAAATAGCGAAACAGCCAAGGCAAGTCCGCGAACAGCCGATGTTTCCAACCAGGGCCGATTCCGGAGACCGGCCGCACCAGAGGCCTTAAGAACGGGTGCGCGCCAGAGCCTCCCCACCTGCCACTGAAAAGGATTGCTGACTTGCGCGAGATAAGCTGAACGTTTCCCACCGCTTCATTTAAGAGCACCGCTATGTCTATTGCGGATGCTCCGCCTCCGAGTACCGCGATGCGCTGACCCTGGAAGCTCTCAAGGTCGTGAGCATCCGCGGAATGCGAGATCTTGTCGCTCGGCAGATTGGAAAGCAGCTCGGGGATATGCCGGAAGTAGCTTACGCCGGTTGCGATCACCACCTTGCGCGTTGTGAAGGATCGTCCACTTTTCATGAGCAGATCGAATCCTTCTGAAATAGGACTCAAGGAAACAAGCTCCTCGTGTTCTACATTCGGCACAAAGCGCTTTTGAAACGCCAATCCGTAAGCCAAGAATGTCTCCAGCGGAATTGGAAGATCCAAATCCTCATAAGGACTGCCATGTTCGCTGCAGAATTGTCTAAGGGTAAAAGACTGTTCAGGATCGGATAGGTTTGATGCGAATCCGGCGGATTTGAGCAGCATGCCTTTCGGCATCTTGCGCATCCAGCTCTCCATTGGGCTGCCGATGATCCGGTGGTCAACACCCAATCCTCGCAAGTGTGCTGCAACGGACAATCCAAAGGGGCCAGCACCGACAATGGTCGCATCGCATAAAGTAGACAATTCACACCTCCCATAAGTCCTCGCCCGACGATCGTCTAGGAACTTGCCCGATAGAGAGGGGCAGCCGCTCTTTTAACTGGCAGATCCGGCGCCTGCGTCAGACTCGTCGCCATGGTCGTTAGAATCCGCTTGGCACGGCGGAGCTTTGCCTTCATGCGCCGCTCCGGACTGTCGTTGCCTATTGCGATCCACTTCAACGCATGCTCCGCATTAGCCAGGCGTGACTTATGCCCAGCAGTGCCAACCATGAAATCGTAGCTGTGTTCACCGCGCAGGATGCTGTCTTCAACAGACAGCACATGGCTGATGAGCCCCGGCTTGAGCCTGCCATCGCTCTCATAGTGAAAGCCGCTTTGGTAGTTAAGAACACGGCGGTCATGCACGAAATTGTACAAGACTCCAATCGTCTGGTCCCCAGCCAACGTCCGTGAGATGCGGACGGCACCCATGGGGACTCCGCGCCCAATCAGCTCCTCGTGAAACGGACGGAAGCTCCGATTTGCAAAGCATCCCTTGCGTCCCCATCGCAACTGATGAAAGTGGGCCAGCAAATCGAACGCGGCGAGGGCCTCCGTTGTCGTTTCCATAGTCCGGAGTTCAACGGGGCCGCGTTCGGCATATAAGCGCATGGCACGGCTGACGGCTTGGCGAGTATTGCGGCCCAATGTGGCGCGGTAATTCGCTCCTTGCTGGTGGATTTTAGCGAAATCAATCCACCATGCCGTATCTGCCCGCTTCACCTCGATAATGAGCCCGGCTCGGCCTGCGGTACGACAAGCGGCCGATTCAAGCTGCGGATCAATTCCGGAGAGCACTAGCTGGTCGGAGTGGCGCAAGCGGTGCGTCAAGGCCTCGAGACACGCCGCTATAATGGCATCGGCCAAAGACCGCTGTGCAAGGATATTATTGTACTCGATACACAATCGGTCGAAAGAAGTCTCTCCCGTTTCATTGAGCAGCCAACGCGCCCGCGCATGCGGCGCGAAACTCCACGAACTCCGCCGGCAAACAATCGCTAAGCCAACGATCTTGCCAGCGGTCCGAGCGACCAGGACTTGCGGTTGCACGCCGTTCGGGAGATGTCGAAGCCAGGTTCCGATCCAGAGCCAAGACAAATAGAACGAGTGATTTGCGCGCGCTTGGAGCTCCTTCCAGGAGGTCTCAAGTTTAGCAATGCATTGCAAGTCTTCCAGGCTGACATCGATGACTGGATCAAGAGGCATCGCTTCCTCCATCGAAGCCAAGCGACAACCCGGTCGCGATCACAATTTCTTGGCCTGACGCTTTCCTAAGTCCCAAGCCTCAGTTCAAATCGGTCTGGGCCGGCAGATCCGACAGACCAGCCAACATCTCGCTCATTTCGGGAAAAAGGCCGTAGCGACCCGGGCAACCGCTGATCGGACGACCACCTGTCGAGATGAATCCGCTCGATTCAGTGCTGGCAGTCTAACCGACCTCACTTGCATTGTCGGTGGCGCAGAAGTGGATGTCAGAGAGGATGCCTCCCTTACGGGGTACCTCCGAAGTAGAACTGCTAACCCGCAATGAGGTTATCATCGATTGTGATTGTGCCGCGTCTCGCGAGGGGAGGGCGAGATGGCGATCGCCGCCGCTGGTACATCGTGCTGCTCTCAACCAACGCGCTCGCGACTTTCACCGAGATATTCGGAGACGTGGCAGAACCGCAGCCGTCCCTCTTGCGAGGCGCAATTTTTTATTCATTATTCCGCTCTGTCAAAATGGCGAGAGCCGCGAGCACTGTCCGGTTGTTAACGTCAAGCTTCTGAAAGATGTGATGAAGATGAACTTTGATAGTGCCGTCAGTAATGCTCAATCTGCGCCCGATTTCCTTGTTCGATAATCCTTCGGACACTAGGCGCATGATCTGATGCTCCCGATCCGTCAGCACCGACAGCACGTGCTCCGCAGTCGCGACGTTTCCTTGCTCGCAGGACACCACCCGATTGGAGCGCGGTAGTTGCAATAGCCTCTGACCATGCGCAACCTGTCGCAGGGACCGCACGAGAATCTCAGGGGCTACTTCCTTCATAATAATACCGTGGGCGCCAGCGGCGGCCGCGATCTCGACTTCGCGGTCGTCGATAGACGCAGTGAAAAGAACGAGCCGAGTACGCAGATTCTCGGAGTTGGCAAAGGACAGGATTTCCAATCCGTCAGGAATTTGGATGTCGAAAATTGCAATGTCAGGAGTCAAACGCCGAATGGCGTTAATGCAACTCCTACCATCACGGCAGGATGCAACAATTTTGAACCCACTTTCTGCGTCGAGCACGTTCGTCAAGCCCAGTAGAACAACTGGATGGCGGTCCGCAGACACTACACTGACACAACGCACAGGTTGATCCCATTTAGCCTCTGCAATCTCAATTTCAAACGCGACGCGTTTACGCGTGTTCCTCGACTACTCCTCCTTCACGGGATCGAGTTCGTAAGAGCGTCCCCGACGAAATCCGGCGCTTGCGTGTTTCTTCATCGGCGTCTACGGCGCTCAAGTTTTTTCGGTGGTAATATTGTCGTGCACCACCAGGAGCGCGCCGCAGCATAAAAAATCGTAACGACGCGGATAGCAGGCATTTTGCTTGCTCTTTGCTGACGCCACTCGATCCGGTGTAGATACCTCAGCCGGATTAAAGTCCCAACTATTCGTGACTTCCTCGATCCGGGATTACGCGCTCAGCGCGGTTTCGCCTATACCTTTAGTTATACGACTTCAAAGTTAAAGCTGGAATTAAAGATATGTTAAAAGGCCACGAGAGCAGCTGACATGATTTCATTGAAAACGGGCTCGAACTTTCAAGTCACAGAGAAGTCCGCGCAACGAAATTTTCTGAATATCTCGAAATAACGCTTCAACCATTTTGGCGATCAACAAATAACCCCGCTAAATGGGAGCGCCAGTAAGGTCCCAACGCATGGCGGAGGATCATCATGCGAACGCGGCAGTCTTTTGCGACCATACTCATCGGGAAAAGTGTTTTGCTTCGAGAAGGACTTTCCAGAATATTGCGCGCAGCAAACTTCCGCATCCAGGCCTCGGTATCGTGCGCAGATGATCTGATCCCGAGCTCTCTCCAGCGATATCAGTCACTGTTTCTTATTGTTCACACAGGTGGCGATTTCAGTTCCACCGTCGAGCAGATAGAAATCGTCCGGACGCAGTACCCAAACGGGCGCATCGCGATCCTAGCCGATTACTATCGGCCGCCCGATTTAATTGCAGCATTCCAGGCAGGCGCAAACGGCTATCTCGTCGATCTCACGACGTGCGATGCATTTATTAAATCCGTCGAACTGGTGATGATGGGGCAAATGATTTCCCCGCCAGCTTTGCTCTCTTTCGTTCGAGACACTGGATCCGGTGCCCACAGCGAGGCTGAGCCGCTCTACGAAAACGCCCCCTCCATTCTCTTTAAAGAAGAGTGTCCGACTGCGGAGAATACGGCTGCTCCACAGTTATCGAGCCGCGAGCAATCGATTTTGCGCTGTCTGATAGAGGGCGACAGCAACAAACGTATAGCGCGTAAGATCGATATCGCCGAAGCGACTGTGAAGGTTCACGTCAAAGCGATTCTTCGCAAGATCCGGGTTCAGAACCGCACCCAGGCAGCTATTTGGGCGATGAGTAACGGTTCACTCACACGGTTGAAGGCCAGTCCTGCCTCGGGAACCGCCGAGGTAGATACGCCGTTTTCAATGTCCAATGACGTAATCGGCCAGGGACCGGTTCGCATTGTGCGAGTCGCAAAGTAGATCAGCTCGAGGCCGCGCAAGCTGCCGTCATTTTGCTGTTTGGGTGCCACGTCTGCGCAAAGCCGATCGCGGCTGTTGTCAGAGAAGCTAAAGCAACACGGGCACGGCTCACGCGAACGGAAGCACTGGAGTTGCGTTAACCCTCTGAACGTCGATCGGAGAAGCCAAGACCTATAGGGTTACCTATTCTGCGCGGCCTTGCCTGCAAGCGGCTGCGGACCTTTTTTTCGCTGCACTTTTGGCAACCGCGTGACTGCACTTTAGGCCTTTGCAGTGGAAGCCTCCGCGAGCTTCTTCCGGACGAAGGTCTGTGCATTTGCATTTGAGGGATTGTGCGTGCGCCAAATCGGAAGATCACGAAATAGGGCCTGGGCGCTCGTCACCGGCCTCACTTGGCCTGTAGCGCTAAGCTTAATTCCTTGGGGTTGGCGCCATGTAAATCCACATCGGAGCGTCGCCTTTGCAATCGCAGGCTATAACTACTCGGGCTCGCCGAACCTCGAGCCTCGGCGCAACGAGCGTTTAGGATCCATAGACCAGCACTCCTACCGGTCGTTGTCTTCCTTGCCATTGGGGGTCCCGTCGCCCCCTCCGTTACCGAAGCCATTATTTCCACGGGGTCCGCCCCGGTTGGAGTGACCGGCTGACTGAGCTACAACAGTCGAATTTAACGATGTCGACAAAAGCATCGTGATAGCGGGGGGAGTGACCGCGGCGAATTTTCCGCAGGTCGCCAAAAATTTGCGGCGATCCTCACTGGCCTGTGAGCCTGGCGCAAACCCGTCGTTTTCTGAAGTCATGGGAACCCTCCATGGTAGGTCGATATCCAATCCTACTCTTAGCTCAAATATTTGAACAATTAAATGTTTCGGAATAAGGGCATTTAATTATACTGATTTAATTGAATGAAGGCCGGTTGGCCAGCCGCGCGCTCTCCAGCGCGGATACTAATTGCGGCTTCAAGAGGCTAACTTGGTATCGATGAAACGGAGGGACGTAATCAATGCCTCAATCTGCTCTCCGTTACTGTTTACGGCACCCAATGTGGGCCGCCTACACCTTCGCGTCCGACCCACTTGAGGCGTTAACAGCCTTTCAAGAACGATATGTCGCAAGCAGCGAACGGCCTGTACCTCCCGATCTGTACCGAGCCGACGGCGATTGGGAGTGCCGGATGCATGAACTGCTCGGTCTACCGCAGGCGTGCCCGGCAAATTCGGAGTTCTGGACCTTATGGCCGAGAGTCATCGGAGAACTGAAAGCTAAGGGCATTCGGGCTGGTCCAGAAAGTTTCAAGTTCTGGAATGACGGAGATGCCGGGTTCGTACGGGCGATCTGGTGTCTCACTCGTCATCTACGGCCCAGCAATGTTGTTGAGACCGGCGTCGCTCACGGCGTTTCATCGCGTTTTATCCTCGAGGCACTTGAACTGAACGGGACTGGTCATCTATGGAGCATTGACCATCCGCCGCTAGAGCAGGTGTGGCGTGAACAGATTGGTATTGCGGTTGGCGACCGATATTCAACTCGCTGGTCCTATATTAAGGGATCGAGCAAGCGGCGCCTTCCCCGGTTATTTTCCCAACTAGGTCAGATCGACCTTTTTGTTCATGATAGCCTCCATAGTGAGCATAACGTTCGCTTTGAGATCGATCGCGCTTGGGCAGCGTTGCGGCCGGGCGGAGCGATCGTCGTCGACGACATCGATACCAATTGGGGTTTCGAATCCTTTGTGCAGGCTTTTTCCGGTCACCAGTCGCTAATTTGCGAAGCTGAGCCGCTGCACCCCGACGTGAGGCGCTTCAACAAAAAAGGACTGTTTGGAATTGTTCTGAAGGAGCCGACGGCGACACGCAACGAAAACTAACGGCCTCGTTGTCGTTAGGCGCCGCATGATCGCGTTACAGCGCGAAGTGATAGCCGAGCGCGGCTGTTGTTCCGGCCGCAGAGCACGCGGCTAAAGCGATTCCTTAGGAAGAGGGCAGAGTGTGTCCGCTCCGCCCAGGTAGTTCAGACGTCCACCTGCTCGGCGATAGCGAGAGGCGATGTCCAGTATCGGGCTCGAACGGGCCATGGACGCATAAGCGTAGACCGTGCCGGGACGGGCTGAGGACAAGTATCCACGCCATACCTCGTCCGTGTATTCCGGAAGCTCTTTGCGCTCAAGTTCGCGTTCACCGCGTTCATCGAACGGACAGAGCTCGACCTTCCTCGCGTGGGCGGGTGCACCTGACGTTCCGACCGTTGCCGAGACCGTTCCCGGTTATGAAATGTCGGCGTGGTTTGGCTTCGCCGCTCCCAAGGGAACGCCCAAGGAGATGATTGCAAAGCTGAATACGGAAGCGAATAGGGCACTCGCATCGGAAATTGTGAGATCTCGGTTTACCGAACTTGGAATGAAACCCGGCGGCGGATCGCCGCAGGACTTCCAGAAGAGAATAGTAGCCGAGGTCGAAAAGTGGCCGAGCGTGGTGAAGGCAACAGGCTTTCAACCTCAATAGCTATGGTCGCGGGTCACAAGATCGACGACAAGGCAGTTCAGTACGTCTGACGCTGTGGTCGTTATCGCGCATAATGCCGCGTTTGATCGACGGTTTGCCGAGAGGTATTGGCCCACTTTCGTTGAAAAAGGGTGTGGCGATCGCAGGGCTCCGGCGAGAAGGCAAGGCCGGGGCACCGTCAGCCTTCACCATGCTCACGACCGAGCCCAGTCCCGACGTCGAACCCTTTCACAATCGCCAAGTTGTGGTGATGAGGCCCGAAGATTGGGCTCACTGGATCTACCTCACTAAGCCACAAGCCGAACTTCTGCGTCCACTTCCCGAGGGTTCATTGGAGGCTGAGACAGTTCGTGGAGGAAGCGACTGATTAGCTTGATGGTGACGCCTTGAGCTGATCGGTATGATGGAGTAGGCGAGCACGTCAGATGAGGGACAAGTTAAACGAAGGGGTTGTCGGCGACACCGCAAAGCTGATGATGCATCGCCACGATCCGTCTCTGATGCAGAAGGTTAAGATGCCCACGCTCATGATGCGCAAGACAGCGCCGCTGGAAAAAGCCGTCAGAATCAGGCTTCACAGCTTTCAGCGGCGTAAAGACGCTCGCGCTAAACCGCTCAGCCAGCATCAAAGCGGGCGAACCTGGAAATTTGCCGAAATCCTCGTCAGGGCCACAGATGTATTTGGCTGCAGAGAGAAGCCGAGCAGTGGCTCGAGCGACCGGCTATCGGACTTGACCAGTACCGCCCGATCGATCTGCTCGCCACTCCAGCAGGTATCGATCTTGTTGAGCAATATCTCGAACGTATCGCATTCGGTGTCTATACGTAATGCTTTTGCCAGTATCATTGAGAGGCAGCCAGATCATGGGGCCGAGGTTGGGACTTGGCAGCGCTATGCGATTAAACGTCCCTGACGCTCAAGCAGACGCTCAGGTGCGCGCGGCAGCGCGATCAGATCTGTGAGAAGTAGTCTAGCGCGACTGATTCACGGCATTCATCGAAAATCGCGCGTCTTTACCTTGATCGTGTCGATGTGCAAGTCGGGGATGTAGATGTCCCGCGTGCGCCAGCCTTTCGGTAATCCACGAGGATCTGGCGTTGGCGATCCATGATGGAAATTATCGCCTCGACCGTGCGGGAGTGGAAACGACGCTTCTCGTTCGCCGACACTCGCAAGCTCTCCGGATAAGTCTGTCAGTTCTTGTGCGACAAGGTGGACGACCTCTCCCTCGCGCTGGATGCGCCCTCGAACGGCGAGCATGCCGGCCGACAGAACAATGCGACGGAACGCCTCGAAAACTTTCGGCCAAATGACAAGATTCGCGATCGCTGTCTCGTCTTCAATCGTGATGAACATGACGCCTTTGGCACTGCCCGGGCGCTGACGAACGAGGACCAAGCCTGCAGCTTCCAATCGCCGGCCGTCGCGAGCCTCCATCGCTTCAGCGCAGGTCACGATTCGCCGATCGTGGAGATCCTGTCGCAAGAACGACACCGGATGGCGGCGGAGAGTTAAGCCGATGTGTCCGTAGTCCTCAACCACTTCGCCCCCAGCTGTCATTGGCTTGAGCGTTACAGCGGGCTCATTGACCTCCGGTACGATCTCATCGCTGCGCGCCGACGCTGCCGCAAAGAGTGGAAGCGGTTCATCCCTTAACGCCTTGATGGCCCAGAGCGCCTCGCGCCGTGCGAGGTCGAGTGATGGCCGGAACGCGTCGGCCTCTGCCAGCTGCACGAGCGTTGCCGAAGGAACGCCGGCTCGACGCCATAGATCATCAACGGAGGCGAAGGGACGATCGGCTCTGGCGCCAACGATGGTCGCCGCGTGGGCATTAGCCAGACCTTTGACCATGCGTAGCCCAAGACGGACAGCGAAGCATGCGTCGTCACCGGTTGGCTCTAGAGTGCAGTCCCAGCGCGAAGCATTGATACACACCGGCCGAACCACGACCCCATGCACTTGCGCATCACGTACGATCTGCGCAGGCGCATAGAAGCCCATCGGCTGGGAGTTGAGGAGAGCAGCACAGAAGACGTCCGGGTGCCAGCATTTGAGCCAAGATGAGGCATAGGCGATGAGTGCGAAGGAAGCGGCATGGGATTCTGGGAAACCGTAGCTGCCGAACCCCTCGATCTAAGTGAAGGTACGCTCGGCAAAGTCCTGTTCGAAGCCATTGGCAATCATGCCGTCGACGAGCTTGTCTTTGAATCTTGATACGCCACCAGAGAACTTGAACGTTGCCATCGATTTGCGAAGCATGTCAGCTTCGCCGGGCGTGAAGCCCGCGCATTCGATAGCCACGCGCATAGCCTGCTCCTGGAAGAGCGGCACACCGAGCGTCTTGCCCAGCACCTTTTCAAGTTCGGGCTTCGGATAGTGAACTGGTTCAAGGCCTTCGCGCCGTCGCAGATAGGGATGAACCATGTCGCCCTGGATTGGCCCCGGCCGAACAATCGCGACCTGAATGACGAGATCGTAGTAGGTTCGTGGCTTGAGCCGGGGCAGCATGGACATCTGAGCCCGCGACTCGATCTGAAACGTGCCGAGCGTATCGGCCTTGCGGATCATTGCGTATGTCCGCGGATCCTCGGCAGGGATCGAAGCAAGGTTGAGATTGATGCCCTTGTGGCCGGCCAGCAGATCGAAGCCGCGCTTCATTGCGGTCAGCATCCCGAGCGCCAGAACGTCGACCTTCATAAAGCGGAGCGCGTCGATGTCGTCTTTGTCCCACTCGATGATCTGCCGTTGATCCATACGCGCTGGTTCGATCGGCACTAGTTCATCCAGGCGATCATGAGTGAGGACGAAGCCGCCGGGGTGCTGGCCGAAATGTCGAGGGACGTTCAGGAGTTGCCGAGCGAGGTCGAGCGCGAGCCGTAATCGGCGATCGCCTAGATTCAGATTGAGTTCCTGCACGTGCTTGGCGTCGACGCCCGTCTCGGACCACGCCCAAACCTGTGATGAAAGCGTCTTGATCAGATCCTCGGTTAGCCCCAGCGCTTTTCCGACATCGCGCAGCGCTCCCTTGGTATGATATCGAACAACTGTTGCGCATAACGCAGCGTGGTCGCGACCATAGGTGTCAAACACCCATTGCATGACGATCTCGCGCCGCTCGTGCTCGAAATCGACGTCGATATCCGGAGGCTCGCGACGCTCCTCTGACACAAAACGCTCGAACAGAAGGTCATTGCGGCCAGGATCTATCGAGGTGATACCGAGGACGTAGCACACAGCGGAATTCGCGGCAGAACCTCGGCCCTGGCAGAGAATGTCCTTCGAGCGTGCGAAGCGCACGATCGAGTTCACCGTCAGAAAATAAGGCGCGTACTTCGCCGACCGATGCGCGCCCTTTCTTCTTCAATCAGTTGTGGTTCGCCACGTTGTTTGACGCGGACGTGTTCTCGCACTTCACTCACACCGGCGTGTTCGCGGGCAACCTCGTTGCGACGCTGACCCTCGTCATGCTCGTTCTGATTTCGGTCGCGCTGGTCACCGCTACGATCATCGTCCCGCTGCGGCCGACAGTCAGAGAAGCCGGCTGGCAGTTGGCCGTCGGCGGCACCGTTTATTTCGCCCTGATCGGGAGCGGGTTCATGATGGTCGAGATCGCTCTCCTGCAGCGAATGAGCGTCCTCCTCGGTCATCCCGTGCACGCGTTGAGTGTCGTTCTGTTCAGCCTGATCCTCTGGGCAGGCTTCGGCAGCCCGGCATCCGAGCGCATGCGCCTCGCCGGAACAGGTAAGCTGTTAGCCTGGAGCGTAGCGAGTGCCGCTTACTTGTTTGCGTTGCCGTTCTGGCTGCCTCCGCTCTTGGTCGATCTTGATGGAGCGGACCTTCTCGTTCGCGCCGGCTTCTGTGTTCTTGTGCTGACGCCGGCAGGCTTCTTGATGGGCTTTGGGTTTCCCACCGGCATGCGACTGGTCTCTGCAATCAACCCGGGCCCCATGCCATGGTTCTGGGGCATCAACGGTGCTGCAGGCGTGCTCGCCGCAAGCGTCGCCGTTGCCACCAGCATTGCCTTCAGTATCGATACGACGCTCAGGATCGGGGCCGCCTGCTACCTCCTTGTCGCCGTTCCCGCAGTGTTATTAATGTCCGCCGGCGCCCGATCCAGCCACACCGCTCT from Nitrobacteraceae bacterium AZCC 1564 includes these protein-coding regions:
- a CDS encoding D-aspartate ligase (product_source=KO:K17810; cog=COG3919; ko=KO:K17810; superfamily=51905,56059), which encodes MPNQALNPGQSALTPDGAPAAIVLGGGINGLSVVRSLARAGLRSVVVVDASDLAMGSRYARRCAVSTFHGEDFVEELLRLREGMPHGGVIIFADDRPLLTVSRHRNRVAPFFGFQLPSHELLVDLTLKERFFRLAQLGGFPVPNTFLLRNHGDLNSLHDLRPPLCVKPNGRCKAYDGSFEKAYRFDSEADARSLCERVLDKAGEVIVQEWIEGSNDSIYFCLCYMGPSTSIAFTGRKGRSWPPQIGLTASCWAAPEVAEELEDLTIRFFRSIGLTNGFASMEFKRDQRDGGFRFIEPTVGRTDGQVEISALCGINLCHVGYCAAAGKPCPPLKLDPTHVWRDEFKDFFSARMLGISCFYPPHHRIHNAYWRWDDPGPALLKSARGVKRMLRRLIEPSPQNQKRFRNRNNSSSVMG
- a CDS encoding thioredoxin reductase (product_source=COG0492; cath_funfam=3.50.50.60; cog=COG0492; ko=KO:K22879; pfam=PF13738; superfamily=51905), yielding MSTLCDATIVGAGPFGLSVAAHLRGLGVDHRIIGSPMESWMRKMPKGMLLKSAGFASNLSDPEQSFTLRQFCSEHGSPYEDLDLPIPLETFLAYGLAFQKRFVPNVEHEELVSLSPISEGFDLLMKSGRSFTTRKVVIATGVSYFRHIPELLSNLPSDKISHSADAHDLESFQGQRIAVLGGGASAIDIAVLLNEAVGNVQLISRKSAILFSGRWGGSGAHPFLRPLVRPVSGIGPGWKHRLFADLPWLFRYLPDFYRLGTAEKFPSASAGEPMKGRVASVPLLLGRSLQGARVLGNGVQLTLVSMDGSTQILEADHVIAATGYRTDVHRLPFLSPAMLERLHLIGKTPRLSANFESSVPGLYFVGHASTSTFGPVMRFVFGADFTSRTIAMHLANVGRRRESPRTITGHHRRTPDISSPGIPLDAHPEAVKKSQSSR
- a CDS encoding CelD/BcsL family acetyltransferase involved in cellulose biosynthesis (product_source=COG5653; cog=COG5653; pfam=PF13480; superfamily=55729) encodes the protein MPLDPVIDVSLEDLQCIAKLETSWKELQARANHSFYLSWLWIGTWLRHLPNGVQPQVLVARTAGKIVGLAIVCRRSSWSFAPHARARWLLNETGETSFDRLCIEYNNILAQRSLADAIIAACLEALTHRLRHSDQLVLSGIDPQLESAACRTAGRAGLIIEVKRADTAWWIDFAKIHQQGANYRATLGRNTRQAVSRAMRLYAERGPVELRTMETTTEALAAFDLLAHFHQLRWGRKGCFANRSFRPFHEELIGRGVPMGAVRISRTLAGDQTIGVLYNFVHDRRVLNYQSGFHYESDGRLKPGLISHVLSVEDSILRGEHSYDFMVGTAGHKSRLANAEHALKWIAIGNDSPERRMKAKLRRAKRILTTMATSLTQAPDLPVKRAAAPLYRASS
- a CDS encoding two-component system nitrate/nitrite response regulator NarL (product_source=KO:K07684; cath_funfam=1.10.10.10,3.40.50.2300; cog=COG2197; ko=KO:K07684; pfam=PF00072,PF00196; smart=SM00421; superfamily=46894,52172), which produces MRCVSVVSADRHPVVLLGLTNVLDAESGFKIVASCRDGRSCINAIRRLTPDIAIFDIQIPDGLEILSFANSENLRTRLVLFTASIDDREVEIAAAAGAHGIIMKEVAPEILVRSLRQVAHGQRLLQLPRSNRVVSCEQGNVATAEHVLSVLTDREHQIMRLVSEGLSNKEIGRRLSITDGTIKVHLHHIFQKLDVNNRTVLAALAILTERNNE
- a CDS encoding two-component system nitrate/nitrite response regulator NarL (product_source=KO:K07684; cath_funfam=1.10.10.10; cog=COG2197; ko=KO:K07684; pfam=PF00196; smart=SM00421; superfamily=46894,52172) gives rise to the protein MRTRQSFATILIGKSVLLREGLSRILRAANFRIQASVSCADDLIPSSLQRYQSLFLIVHTGGDFSSTVEQIEIVRTQYPNGRIAILADYYRPPDLIAAFQAGANGYLVDLTTCDAFIKSVELVMMGQMISPPALLSFVRDTGSGAHSEAEPLYENAPSILFKEECPTAENTAAPQLSSREQSILRCLIEGDSNKRIARKIDIAEATVKVHVKAILRKIRVQNRTQAAIWAMSNGSLTRLKASPASGTAEVDTPFSMSNDVIGQGPVRIVRVAK
- a CDS encoding hypothetical protein (product_source=Hypo-rule applied) — protein: MTSENDGFAPGSQASEDRRKFLATCGKFAAVTPPAITMLLSTSLNSTVVAQSAGHSNRGGPRGNNGFGNGGGDGTPNGKEDNDR